A genome region from Staphylococcus capitis subsp. capitis includes the following:
- the thiD gene encoding bifunctional hydroxymethylpyrimidine kinase/phosphomethylpyrimidine kinase — MNKPKIALTIAGTDPTGGAGVMADLKSFHSCGVYGMAAITSIVAQNTLGVQSIHNLETSWVQEQLDSVFDDELPHAIKTGMIATKETMELIQSYLKKYSDIPYVIDPVMLAKSGDSLMDDDTKSHLQTTLLPLADVVTPNIPEAEEITGLKIDSEDNIRKAGDIFINEIGSKGVVIKGGHSADLNNAKDFLFTKDDFYTFENKRFDTKHTHGTGCTFSAVITAELAKGRSIYQAVEKAKSFISMSIEHTPEIGKGRGPVNHFAYLKKVGLDDE, encoded by the coding sequence ATGAACAAGCCTAAAATAGCATTAACGATAGCTGGAACAGATCCCACTGGTGGCGCAGGGGTAATGGCTGATTTAAAATCTTTCCATTCATGTGGCGTATACGGTATGGCAGCAATCACTAGCATTGTCGCTCAAAATACTCTAGGTGTTCAGAGCATTCATAATTTGGAAACAAGTTGGGTACAAGAGCAACTTGATAGTGTTTTTGATGATGAATTACCACATGCTATAAAAACAGGAATGATTGCAACTAAAGAAACAATGGAACTGATACAAAGTTATTTGAAAAAGTATTCAGATATTCCTTATGTTATTGATCCTGTTATGTTGGCGAAGAGTGGAGATTCACTCATGGACGATGATACTAAATCTCACTTACAAACTACCTTATTACCTTTAGCTGATGTTGTAACACCAAATATTCCTGAAGCAGAGGAAATTACTGGTTTAAAAATAGATAGTGAAGACAATATCCGCAAAGCAGGAGATATTTTTATCAATGAGATTGGTAGTAAAGGCGTTGTTATTAAAGGTGGTCATTCTGCTGATTTAAATAACGCTAAAGATTTCTTATTTACGAAGGACGATTTTTATACTTTTGAAAATAAACGCTTCGATACTAAACATACACACGGAACTGGTTGTACATTTTCAGCAGTAATCACTGCAGAACTAGCTAAAGGTCGTTCTATATATCAAGCAGTAGAAAAAGCTAAGTCGTTTATTTCAATGAGTATTGAACATACGCCTGAAATTGGTAAAGGAAGAGGTCCAGTGAATCACTTTGCATATTTAAAGAAGGTAGGTTTAGATGATGAATAA
- the thiM gene encoding hydroxyethylthiazole kinase, producing MNNLERLRSENPLIVCYTNDVVKNFTANGLLSLGASPAMSEAPEEAEEFYKVASALVINIGTLTHDNEEDIMKIGRIANEQGTPIVFDPVAVGASSYRKQFCKRFLEQIEVSVIKGNASELLTLVDSQTTMKGTDSDSSLDAVEIARKAHKNLETAIVITGKEDVVAQNNQIVKLANGSPLLAKITGAGCLLGGVVASFLFRNTRPEIEQLIEAVSVYNIAAELAENKNHVHGPGSFLPELLDQMYQIDETTFEKYVHKVEV from the coding sequence ATGAATAATTTAGAAAGATTACGTTCAGAAAATCCACTTATTGTTTGCTATACCAATGACGTTGTTAAAAATTTTACAGCTAACGGGTTACTTAGTTTAGGAGCAAGTCCAGCAATGAGTGAAGCACCTGAAGAAGCAGAAGAATTTTACAAAGTGGCAAGTGCATTAGTGATTAATATAGGTACACTAACTCATGATAATGAAGAAGATATCATGAAAATAGGGAGAATCGCTAACGAACAAGGTACGCCAATTGTCTTCGACCCCGTGGCAGTAGGCGCGTCTTCTTACAGAAAACAATTTTGTAAGAGATTTTTAGAACAAATTGAAGTTTCTGTAATAAAGGGAAACGCATCAGAACTACTTACGCTTGTTGACTCTCAAACTACGATGAAAGGAACAGATAGTGATAGTTCACTTGATGCAGTTGAAATTGCTAGAAAGGCCCATAAAAATCTCGAAACAGCAATTGTCATTACAGGTAAGGAAGACGTTGTCGCACAAAATAATCAAATTGTTAAACTTGCTAATGGCTCACCTCTTCTAGCTAAAATTACCGGTGCAGGTTGCCTTTTAGGTGGAGTAGTGGCAAGCTTCTTATTTAGAAATACTCGACCAGAAATTGAACAGTTAATTGAAGCGGTTAGTGTGTACAATATTGCTGCAGAATTAGCTGAAAATAAAAACCATGTCCATGGCCCTGGATCATTTTTACCAGAATTGCTCGATCAAATGTATCAAATTGATGAGACAACATTTGAAAAATATGTACATAAAGTAGAGGTTTAA
- the thiE gene encoding thiamine phosphate synthase, with product MFSSEQLQVYFICGTQDIPENRTIEQVLDEALKAGITMYQFREKGPSSLIGEEKKQLAINLKRKCERYHVPFIVNDDIELAKYIDADGVHVGQDDKEVKDFAMQFRNKIIGLSVGNLDEYQQSDLSQVDYIGVGPMYTTTSKDDANAPVGPHMITKLRDYVGELPIVAIGGINETNIEPIAEAGADGVSVISAITRSKNIDKTVKHFRKYFN from the coding sequence ATGTTTAGCTCAGAGCAATTACAAGTATATTTTATTTGTGGAACTCAAGACATACCAGAAAATAGAACCATTGAACAAGTACTTGATGAGGCTTTGAAAGCCGGAATCACTATGTATCAATTTCGTGAAAAGGGCCCATCATCTTTAATAGGTGAAGAGAAGAAACAGTTAGCAATAAATTTAAAACGAAAATGCGAGAGATATCACGTACCATTCATTGTCAATGACGATATAGAGTTAGCAAAATATATTGATGCTGATGGTGTTCATGTTGGTCAGGATGATAAAGAAGTTAAAGATTTTGCTATGCAGTTTAGAAATAAAATTATAGGTTTGAGTGTGGGTAATTTAGATGAGTATCAACAATCGGATTTATCTCAAGTGGATTACATAGGTGTAGGGCCTATGTATACCACTACGTCAAAAGATGATGCTAACGCTCCTGTTGGTCCTCATATGATTACAAAATTGCGAGATTATGTTGGAGAATTACCTATTGTAGCAATAGGTGGTATTAATGAAACAAATATTGAACCAATTGCTGAAGCCGGTGCTGATGGCGTTTCAGTAATTTCTGCAATAACTAGAAGTAAGAATATTGACAAGACTGTTAAGCATTTTCGTAAATACTTTAATTAA